The [Bacillus] selenitireducens MLS10 genome includes a region encoding these proteins:
- a CDS encoding ion transporter, which produces MEQLRLRIHHIVEHNWFQGIIITLILFNAVIVGLETYPGIYAEYRSFFWSADTALLWIFTVEIAMRLFAAKPFSSFFKSSWNWFDFLIVSAGHIFVGAHFVTVLRILRVLRVFRAISVIPSLRRLVDALLMTIPSLGNIMLLMGIIFYIFAVIGTMLFQTVAPEYFGNLQLSLLTLFQVVTLESWASDVMRPIFDELWWSWIYFVLFVLVGTFVIFNLFIGVIVSNVEKSETSEKEAATAIRDEAQTEEIRALRGEIEELKALIKQDRQEK; this is translated from the coding sequence GTGGAACAGCTCCGGCTACGCATTCATCATATTGTGGAACATAATTGGTTTCAGGGGATCATCATCACCCTGATTTTATTTAATGCCGTAATCGTTGGTCTTGAGACCTATCCTGGCATATATGCGGAATACCGCTCGTTTTTCTGGTCGGCAGATACGGCCCTTCTTTGGATTTTCACCGTCGAGATTGCCATGCGGTTATTTGCCGCAAAGCCCTTTTCAAGTTTTTTTAAGAGCAGCTGGAACTGGTTTGATTTTCTCATCGTCAGTGCCGGCCATATCTTCGTCGGTGCCCACTTTGTCACCGTGCTCCGGATTCTCCGGGTATTGAGGGTGTTTCGGGCCATTTCCGTCATTCCTTCACTGAGGAGACTTGTCGACGCCCTTCTCATGACGATTCCGTCACTCGGGAACATTATGCTGTTAATGGGAATTATCTTTTACATCTTTGCGGTCATCGGTACGATGCTCTTTCAAACCGTGGCTCCCGAATATTTCGGAAATCTTCAGCTTTCGCTATTGACGCTCTTCCAGGTCGTGACGCTTGAATCCTGGGCAAGCGATGTCATGAGACCGATCTTTGACGAGCTCTGGTGGTCGTGGATCTATTTCGTTTTATTTGTCCTGGTCGGCACCTTTGTCATCTTTAACCTGTTCATCGGAGTCATTGTCAGTAATGTGGAGAAATCGGAAACCTCTGAAAAAGAAGCGGCCACAGCCATCAGGGATGAGGCTCAGACGGAAGAAATCCGGGCACTACGCGGTGAGATCGAGGAGTTAAAAGCGCTGATTAAACAGGACAGGCAGGAAAAATAA
- a CDS encoding MerR family transcriptional regulator — MSELTGLSERQIRYYEERKLVFPERSKGGTRKYSFADVERLVDIANKMEDGMQTFEIRKQEMKKSDVRDKMLRGQLNAAFKMRK; from the coding sequence ATGAGTGAACTGACAGGTCTCTCCGAGAGACAGATCCGTTACTATGAAGAACGTAAACTCGTCTTCCCGGAGCGGAGCAAAGGCGGAACCAGGAAGTATTCCTTCGCCGATGTTGAACGTCTCGTCGATATTGCAAACAAGATGGAAGACGGCATGCAGACGTTTGAGATCCGAAAGCAGGAAATGAAGAAGTCAGATGTTCGGGATAAAATGCTTCGCGGTCAGTTAAACGCTGCCTTCAAAATGCGTAAGTGA
- a CDS encoding OsmC family protein — protein MMTFQIKARSEGLKVEAEAGKHSLTLDEGSQMGGKDEGPNPLQTTLSALASCENVTAHMAAKEMNFDLQGITFEISGKFDPKGFMGDPEVRPYFQSVEVKAVVKTSESDDRIQELQEKVESRCPVYTMMKAANVDMNDQWTKAS, from the coding sequence ATGATGACATTTCAAATTAAAGCACGGTCAGAAGGCTTAAAAGTGGAGGCTGAAGCAGGAAAGCACAGCCTTACCCTCGATGAAGGAAGCCAGATGGGCGGTAAAGACGAAGGACCGAATCCCCTTCAGACCACGTTGTCTGCACTGGCATCATGTGAGAATGTAACGGCGCATATGGCCGCGAAGGAAATGAATTTTGATCTGCAGGGCATTACGTTTGAAATCAGCGGCAAATTTGACCCGAAAGGGTTCATGGGTGATCCTGAAGTACGTCCTTACTTTCAGTCAGTAGAAGTCAAGGCTGTTGTGAAAACGTCCGAGTCTGATGACCGGATTCAGGAACTGCAGGAAAAAGTGGAGTCCCGCTGCCCGGTATATACGATGATGAAAGCGGCAAATGTGGATATGAACGATCAGTGGACAAAAGCGTCCTGA
- a CDS encoding arsenic resistance protein: protein MLMKLYHFPQKHLLLVLPSVLIISFIIGLNVDTSALGSTILAATIIMIFATMVGLKLQELTKIRQESKLIGVSFLINFIWIPLVAMLIGFTILRDEPLMFAGLALVALLPTSGMTIAWTGIQKGNVPAAVKLTVFGLIIGSVLTPWYLLVMVGQYVPIDIFNTFQTIFTVVFVPLVLGQIATKLIMKKVTQQEFQRKIKPNLAPLSIWGLLYVVFVSTSARAEMLVGNLSLIVLAAFSILLFYVINYVFATFVARKVFNRNDGIALVNGTVLRNLSIAIGIAATAFSAEAAILVTIAFMFQYSSISFYAKFAGKRWFKESAVTSGSEASV, encoded by the coding sequence ATGCTAATGAAACTTTATCATTTTCCACAAAAACACCTGCTGCTGGTTCTGCCATCAGTATTGATTATCAGCTTTATCATCGGTTTAAACGTTGACACGTCAGCGCTTGGTTCAACCATCCTCGCAGCGACGATCATCATGATTTTTGCAACAATGGTCGGGTTGAAACTGCAGGAACTGACGAAAATCCGGCAGGAATCGAAACTGATCGGGGTCTCTTTTCTGATCAACTTCATCTGGATTCCGCTTGTTGCCATGCTGATCGGATTCACTATTTTGCGAGATGAACCGCTGATGTTTGCAGGGCTCGCTCTCGTAGCACTTTTGCCGACAAGCGGGATGACGATTGCCTGGACGGGCATTCAAAAAGGGAATGTCCCTGCAGCCGTGAAACTGACGGTCTTCGGATTAATCATCGGCTCCGTTCTGACACCGTGGTACTTGCTTGTCATGGTTGGTCAATATGTGCCGATTGATATTTTCAATACCTTTCAGACCATCTTCACAGTCGTATTCGTTCCACTCGTCCTCGGTCAGATCGCCACTAAACTGATCATGAAAAAAGTCACGCAACAGGAATTTCAGAGGAAAATTAAGCCGAATCTTGCACCGCTCAGTATTTGGGGGCTCCTTTATGTCGTCTTTGTCAGTACGAGTGCGAGAGCGGAGATGCTCGTAGGCAATCTGTCACTGATCGTCCTTGCGGCATTTTCGATTCTCCTGTTCTATGTGATTAACTACGTGTTCGCAACGTTCGTAGCCCGAAAAGTCTTTAACCGAAATGACGGGATTGCCCTTGTCAACGGCACGGTTCTCCGAAATTTATCCATTGCCATCGGGATCGCAGCTACGGCCTTTTCTGCGGAAGCCGCGATTCTGGTCACGATTGCCTTTATGTTCCAATATTCGAGCATTTCGTTTTATGCGAAATTTGCCGGGAAGCGCTGGTTTAAAGAATCAGCAGTTACATCAGGCAGTGAGGCAAGTGTTTAA
- the cbpB gene encoding cyclic-di-AMP-binding protein CbpB, with protein sequence MPNIKEQDLLSSGIERFITPAKDVAHVQPENSLEHALLVLVKSGYTAIPVLSTTFQLRGIISKAQVLDSMLGTERIEPERLSQFLVQDMMTEDVGSVLHSSTLERVMNISINYPFVCVENENGAFEGIVTRSKLLAHLNGYLHEQRRQLQQNESQDE encoded by the coding sequence ATGCCAAATATTAAAGAACAGGATTTGCTCAGTTCGGGCATTGAGCGATTCATTACGCCTGCAAAGGATGTCGCCCACGTCCAGCCGGAAAACAGCCTTGAACATGCCCTCCTGGTCCTTGTAAAATCAGGTTATACAGCCATTCCGGTCTTATCAACTACTTTTCAGCTTCGCGGCATTATCAGTAAAGCCCAGGTGCTTGATTCCATGCTCGGTACAGAACGGATCGAACCGGAGCGTCTCAGCCAATTCCTCGTGCAGGATATGATGACGGAAGATGTGGGATCTGTGCTGCATTCATCAACATTAGAACGGGTGATGAACATCTCCATTAATTATCCTTTCGTCTGTGTTGAGAATGAGAACGGGGCCTTTGAAGGCATCGTTACACGAAGCAAACTGCTCGCTCATTTAAACGGCTATCTCCATGAACAAAGACGGCAACTCCAGCAAAACGAGAGTCAGGACGAGTAA
- the namA gene encoding NADPH dehydrogenase NamA, protein MSDSLFTPITMKGVTFKNRIVMAPMCMYASYNEDGMVTPWHVTHYESRAAGQAGLICIEATSVTENGTISPQDLGIYDDGHVDGLKTLTDGIHRHGAKAAIQLAHAGRKAVYDGTIKAPSAIPFDDNARTPDELTTDEIKDLIRRFQQAAIRANQAGFDVIELHGAHGYLINQFLSPLSNKRTDQYGGTLENRFRLLKEITEAVQDVWDGPLFVRLSLNEYHPEGNQDNDFDFLATELKRLGVDLIDCSSGGVVRTPIDVYPGYQIPLAERLKAATGIRTGAVGLITTAETADEIIRNDRADLVFLGRELLRNPYWPLFAAETLKAEIEPPKPYRAGWL, encoded by the coding sequence ATGTCTGATTCTTTATTTACGCCTATCACAATGAAGGGCGTCACGTTTAAAAACCGAATCGTCATGGCTCCAATGTGTATGTACGCGTCTTACAACGAGGATGGCATGGTCACACCCTGGCATGTGACCCATTACGAATCAAGGGCCGCAGGCCAGGCCGGCCTGATTTGCATCGAAGCGACCAGCGTCACAGAAAACGGCACCATTTCCCCACAGGATCTCGGGATCTATGATGACGGGCACGTCGACGGCTTGAAAACCCTGACCGACGGTATTCACCGTCATGGCGCGAAAGCTGCCATTCAGCTCGCACACGCCGGCCGAAAAGCAGTCTATGACGGGACGATCAAAGCTCCTTCGGCGATTCCTTTCGATGACAACGCCCGAACGCCCGATGAACTGACAACGGATGAGATCAAAGATCTGATCCGCCGGTTCCAACAGGCAGCCATTCGCGCGAATCAGGCCGGTTTTGATGTCATCGAGCTTCACGGTGCCCACGGCTATCTGATAAACCAGTTTCTCTCCCCGCTGTCAAACAAACGGACAGATCAATATGGCGGAACGCTTGAAAACCGGTTCCGCCTGTTAAAAGAGATCACGGAAGCGGTTCAGGACGTGTGGGACGGTCCCCTCTTCGTTCGATTGTCTCTGAATGAATATCACCCGGAAGGCAATCAGGACAATGATTTTGACTTCCTGGCAACGGAGCTTAAACGCCTCGGCGTCGATCTGATTGATTGCAGCTCCGGTGGCGTCGTCCGCACACCAATTGATGTTTATCCCGGTTACCAGATCCCTCTTGCGGAGCGGCTGAAGGCCGCGACCGGCATCCGCACCGGGGCCGTCGGGCTGATTACAACGGCAGAAACGGCCGATGAAATCATCCGGAACGATCGCGCGGATCTCGTTTTTCTCGGACGGGAGCTGTTGCGGAATCCCTACTGGCCACTCTTTGCCGCAGAGACACTGAAAGCGGAAATTGAGCCACCGAAACCTTACAGGGCCGGGTGGCTGTAA
- a CDS encoding SRPBCC family protein, which translates to MFKDTFYFKTDIDRPLDEVWAFFQTNENLAAITGFPKIRILGEKDVYEGSDVHLQMDFLIIKMQWKGRITKVVPRAFFMDEGTELPFPFKSWRHVHAFKELDDGRTRMIDRVEFSSLVPSPFVRLMLKGMFKDRERQLMKQFRPRTN; encoded by the coding sequence ATGTTCAAGGATACATTTTATTTCAAAACCGATATTGACCGCCCGCTTGATGAAGTATGGGCGTTTTTTCAGACTAACGAGAACCTTGCAGCCATTACCGGCTTTCCTAAAATCCGTATTCTTGGCGAGAAGGATGTGTATGAAGGCAGCGATGTGCATCTCCAGATGGATTTTCTGATTATCAAAATGCAGTGGAAGGGGCGGATTACCAAGGTGGTGCCCCGCGCGTTTTTTATGGATGAGGGAACGGAGCTTCCGTTTCCGTTTAAAAGCTGGCGACATGTCCATGCGTTTAAAGAGCTTGATGATGGTAGGACGAGAATGATTGACCGGGTCGAATTCTCGTCACTTGTGCCGTCACCTTTTGTCAGGCTGATGTTAAAAGGAATGTTCAAGGACCGCGAACGGCAGCTGATGAAACAGTTCAGGCCCCGCACAAACTGA
- a CDS encoding DUF4236 domain-containing protein, producing MMSFRFQKRIRVAPGIRVNLSKRGISTSVGRRGGTVSVGRRGVHGNVGLPGTGLSYRTKLNKKGSSKASSSTKASNQSASGANQEQIDVRWDDSIQDVRFYKGDGIALSEDESKAVRRAFKEDLTAIYEEKADEINERTARLLRLHQDAFDEEIPLEECMTEGIHDQPEAPSFQTFYDQRMADVTGTFSFFDRLLHLLPSKKQELHQIVNGDAQMQFTEAKTDYEETIRSLKEEQEHRQKLMTRVKEGDTEAMEEWSLIYLDELDFPLETDVDFHIPQPDTAYVDVDLPNPDKVPVKEAEVLKSGKLKITEKTQRDQRDHYARLAGGTALYLASYFFAYLPTVHCVVVSGYQQVLNEGTGHEDDVYIYSVKIDQDTFRSLNLDQVHPFSALEQFDHRINATKTFVLKEIDPFAPE from the coding sequence ATGATGAGCTTCAGGTTCCAAAAACGCATTCGCGTTGCCCCCGGAATTCGTGTCAATTTGAGTAAACGCGGCATCAGTACCTCTGTCGGACGTCGGGGCGGCACGGTCTCTGTCGGAAGAAGAGGTGTGCACGGGAATGTCGGGTTGCCCGGCACCGGTCTTTCCTACCGGACAAAACTGAACAAAAAAGGCAGTTCAAAAGCGTCTTCCTCTACGAAAGCGTCAAACCAATCCGCTTCCGGGGCCAATCAGGAACAAATCGACGTCAGATGGGATGACTCGATTCAGGACGTCCGTTTTTACAAAGGCGATGGCATTGCCCTTTCTGAAGACGAATCAAAAGCCGTCAGACGGGCATTCAAAGAGGATCTCACAGCTATTTATGAAGAAAAGGCCGATGAAATCAATGAACGCACAGCCCGTCTTCTCCGGCTCCATCAGGACGCCTTTGACGAAGAGATCCCCCTTGAAGAGTGTATGACGGAAGGCATTCACGATCAACCCGAAGCGCCTTCTTTTCAAACCTTCTATGATCAGCGAATGGCAGACGTCACCGGCACGTTCTCCTTCTTTGACCGCCTCCTGCACCTGCTTCCTTCAAAAAAACAGGAGCTTCACCAGATAGTCAACGGTGACGCCCAAATGCAGTTCACTGAAGCCAAGACGGATTATGAAGAAACGATCCGTTCTTTAAAAGAAGAGCAGGAACACCGTCAGAAACTGATGACCCGTGTAAAAGAGGGGGATACGGAAGCGATGGAAGAATGGTCACTCATCTATCTCGACGAGCTTGACTTCCCCCTCGAAACGGACGTCGATTTTCATATCCCGCAACCGGACACCGCCTATGTCGACGTGGATCTCCCGAACCCCGACAAAGTTCCGGTCAAAGAGGCCGAGGTCCTGAAATCAGGCAAACTGAAGATCACGGAAAAGACCCAGCGCGATCAGCGCGATCACTACGCCCGCCTCGCAGGCGGCACGGCGCTGTATCTCGCAAGCTACTTCTTTGCGTATCTGCCGACGGTTCACTGTGTCGTGGTCTCCGGCTACCAGCAGGTGTTAAACGAAGGCACCGGCCACGAGGACGACGTCTATATTTACAGCGTCAAAATTGACCAGGACACCTTCCGGTCGCTGAATCTCGATCAGGTCCACCCGTTTTCGGCTCTCGAACAGTTCGATCATCGAATCAACGCGACCAAGACGTTCGTATTAAAAGAAATCGACCCCTTTGCACCTGAATAG
- a CDS encoding LacI family DNA-binding transcriptional regulator, with protein MATIKDIAKEAGVSVTSVSRVLNNRGYLSEALKNNVYSAMARLDYRPNEMARALQKQKTSLIGVIVPDVSHPFFAQWTKAVEQRLSEAGYKLILCNSHYEAEKEQDYVDMLRGSRVDGLLFASHTNVVYDASTLDQPVVSFERVLGDRVPTVSSDHWQGGELAAAHLVERGCRHVLMTGGHPKTAVAGEIRYEAAKRYFDRHGVTYRHIYGDTHILKLDHVKDDVADALRDGTFDGVFAGSDLLASMVLQTAFEQSIRVPEALKIVGYDGTASTAYAPFPLTTVLQPVEELAETCVALLIAQIEGKEPDTRTEPLPVTLRQGMTT; from the coding sequence ATGGCGACGATTAAAGACATTGCAAAAGAAGCGGGCGTCTCTGTCACGAGTGTGTCGAGGGTGCTCAATAACCGGGGCTATCTGAGTGAAGCGTTGAAGAACAATGTGTACAGCGCGATGGCAAGACTTGATTACCGTCCGAATGAAATGGCCCGTGCCCTGCAAAAACAGAAAACCTCCCTCATTGGGGTCATTGTCCCTGATGTGTCCCATCCATTTTTCGCTCAGTGGACGAAGGCAGTGGAACAGCGTCTTTCTGAGGCGGGCTACAAACTGATCCTCTGTAACAGCCATTATGAGGCGGAGAAGGAACAGGATTACGTGGATATGCTTCGGGGCAGTCGGGTTGACGGGCTTCTGTTTGCGAGCCATACGAATGTGGTCTATGACGCGTCCACGCTTGATCAGCCTGTCGTAAGCTTCGAAAGGGTTCTGGGAGACCGTGTTCCGACCGTTTCATCCGATCACTGGCAGGGCGGGGAACTCGCTGCGGCGCATCTCGTGGAGCGAGGCTGCCGGCATGTGCTGATGACAGGGGGACACCCAAAGACAGCTGTAGCCGGTGAGATCCGCTATGAAGCGGCGAAACGGTATTTCGATCGGCACGGGGTAACGTACCGGCATATATACGGTGATACACATATTCTGAAGCTCGATCATGTGAAAGACGACGTCGCGGATGCGCTTCGTGACGGAACGTTTGACGGTGTCTTTGCCGGGAGTGACCTCCTTGCGTCCATGGTGTTACAGACGGCTTTTGAGCAGTCCATCAGGGTTCCTGAGGCGTTGAAGATCGTCGGGTACGACGGAACGGCATCGACGGCTTATGCCCCATTTCCGCTGACAACGGTTCTGCAGCCGGTGGAGGAACTCGCAGAAACGTGTGTGGCGCTGCTCATCGCCCAAATAGAGGGGAAGGAACCGGATACCAGGACGGAACCTCTTCCCGTGACGCTTCGTCAGGGAATGACGACCTGA
- the gtfA gene encoding sucrose phosphorylase — translation MTVKNEIMLITYADSLGKNLKELDEVLETHFKDAVGGVHLLPFYPSSADRGFAPMTYQEVDPAFGGWSDVERIAKKYDTMYDFMINHISKSSEYFQDFMEKKDDSPYADLFIQYKDFWPGGEPTQEDVDKIYKRKPRAPYIDVTFGDGSTEKIWCTFDEEQIDLNVYHERTKAFMRENLTFLAEKGASIIRLDAFAYATKKPGTDCFFLEPDTWEMLDEIQTILEPIGCEILPEIHEHYTIQLKLAERGYYVYDFALPMLVLHALYSGRTDRLAHWLNIAPRKQYTTLDTHDGIGVVDVADLMTQEEIEATRDDLFTKGANVKRVYNTMEYNNLDIYQLNCTYYSALGDDDQAYLLARAIQFFAPGIPQVYYVGLLAGKNDIELLEETKVGRNINRHYYTKEEIAEEMKRPVMAKFMKLMTFRNDYKAFDDQIDITEREDGQVLEIVRTTGDNQAILTANVETHAFTITYKDEQTGDMKELVL, via the coding sequence ATGACAGTGAAGAATGAAATTATGTTGATAACGTATGCCGACAGTCTGGGGAAGAACCTGAAGGAGCTTGACGAGGTGCTTGAGACGCACTTCAAAGATGCTGTGGGCGGTGTGCATTTACTGCCGTTTTATCCGTCGAGTGCGGACCGGGGGTTTGCGCCGATGACTTACCAGGAAGTGGATCCGGCGTTCGGCGGTTGGTCTGACGTGGAACGGATCGCGAAGAAGTATGACACGATGTATGATTTTATGATCAACCATATTTCGAAGAGCTCGGAGTATTTTCAGGACTTTATGGAGAAGAAGGACGATTCTCCTTATGCCGATTTGTTTATTCAATACAAAGATTTCTGGCCGGGCGGGGAACCGACGCAGGAAGACGTGGATAAAATCTACAAGCGTAAGCCGAGAGCGCCATATATTGATGTGACGTTCGGTGACGGCTCGACGGAGAAGATCTGGTGCACGTTTGATGAGGAACAGATCGATCTGAATGTGTATCATGAGCGAACGAAGGCCTTCATGCGGGAGAACCTGACGTTCCTTGCGGAGAAAGGGGCTTCGATCATCCGTTTGGACGCTTTTGCGTATGCCACGAAGAAACCGGGAACAGACTGCTTCTTCCTTGAGCCGGATACGTGGGAGATGCTTGATGAGATCCAGACGATTCTTGAGCCGATCGGCTGTGAGATCCTACCTGAAATCCATGAGCACTACACGATTCAGCTGAAACTTGCCGAACGGGGGTATTATGTGTACGACTTTGCCCTGCCGATGCTTGTTTTGCACGCCCTTTACAGCGGGCGAACGGACCGGCTCGCACACTGGCTCAACATTGCCCCGAGAAAACAGTACACGACCCTTGACACCCATGACGGGATCGGTGTCGTTGACGTGGCGGATCTCATGACCCAGGAAGAGATAGAAGCGACCCGGGACGACCTCTTTACGAAAGGGGCGAATGTGAAGCGGGTGTACAATACGATGGAGTACAATAACCTCGATATCTATCAGCTGAACTGCACGTATTACAGTGCCCTTGGTGACGACGATCAGGCGTATCTCCTCGCACGGGCGATCCAGTTCTTCGCGCCGGGGATTCCGCAAGTGTACTACGTCGGTTTACTGGCAGGAAAGAATGACATTGAGCTCTTGGAAGAGACAAAAGTCGGCCGTAACATCAACCGGCACTATTATACAAAGGAAGAGATCGCAGAAGAGATGAAGCGGCCGGTGATGGCAAAGTTTATGAAGCTCATGACGTTCCGGAATGACTACAAAGCTTTCGACGATCAGATTGACATAACGGAACGTGAAGATGGGCAGGTGCTTGAAATTGTCCGAACGACAGGAGATAATCAGGCCATACTGACGGCAAACGTCGAGACGCATGCGTTTACCATCACCTATAAAGACGAACAGACCGGTGACATGAAGGAGCTTGTGCTGTAA
- a CDS encoding YaaR family protein has translation MEVNKVGRAGFNKTQQTQAKGTEAKVTFQEIMKQGRNNAQYERLGELLGKIEDQGKTLAESRTVDELRKYKQLVKEFMDDAVKLGLNLEERKGFNRRGRTKVYKIVQEVDRKLLDLTDAVIREQKKSLDILNMVGEIQGLLINIYA, from the coding sequence ATGGAAGTAAACAAAGTGGGCCGGGCAGGCTTTAATAAGACCCAACAGACGCAGGCGAAAGGGACGGAAGCGAAAGTCACCTTTCAGGAGATCATGAAACAGGGGCGAAATAATGCCCAGTATGAGCGTCTCGGTGAGCTGCTCGGGAAAATTGAGGATCAGGGCAAGACACTCGCGGAATCACGTACCGTTGATGAACTGCGAAAATACAAGCAGCTCGTCAAAGAGTTCATGGATGATGCAGTGAAGCTCGGGCTGAACCTCGAGGAGCGGAAAGGGTTTAACCGGCGGGGGCGGACAAAGGTTTATAAAATCGTCCAGGAAGTGGACCGGAAGCTGTTGGATTTAACGGATGCGGTCATTCGGGAACAGAAAAAATCTCTTGATATCCTGAACATGGTCGGCGAGATTCAGGGGCTGTTAATTAACATTTACGCATAA
- a CDS encoding flagellin N-terminal helical domain-containing protein yields MKINNNIQALNAYRNLYQNQMNTSKNLEKLSSGLRINRAADDAAGLAISEKMRSQIRGLKMAERNALDGISLMQTSEGAMQEVHTMLQRMRELAVQAANDTNTDNDRDQIQKEIDQLKLEIDSISEKTEFNTRKLLDGSSAVLTSFPDAFAPETNMTNFPKVLDANLETSDYRLQIDGVQGDIYTTNVTQTAAGISNESQIFMSSDAIGENRKFGEYTVLVREFQGDNARIEILDPDGLSIANEVIEVGAGAEFDNESVDSSDSGTWPTVGGIQFDSSRITGNGTIKVELEFEAAFTLQQREQDDGVSEFRTVRATETLTSKNGVIRHGGVEYQFDSSVLVTDTDDEDGEEFRITNNALAFQIGPNTNQDVMIDIPRMDVVTLGIPDISVLDNAAANNAIFELDKAIDLLNDARSKLGAVQNRMEHTINNLQVTHENLTSAESRIRDADMAEEMTEFTKNNILNQSATAMLAQANQLPQGVLQLLQ; encoded by the coding sequence ATGAAGATTAATAATAATATTCAGGCGCTGAACGCCTATCGGAATCTGTACCAGAACCAGATGAATACATCCAAAAACCTCGAAAAACTGAGCTCAGGCCTCCGAATCAACCGTGCAGCGGACGACGCCGCAGGACTTGCGATCTCTGAAAAAATGCGCTCACAGATCCGCGGTCTGAAAATGGCAGAGCGAAATGCTTTGGATGGCATCTCTCTCATGCAGACGTCAGAAGGTGCCATGCAGGAAGTGCACACGATGTTGCAGCGTATGCGGGAACTCGCTGTGCAGGCAGCGAATGATACGAATACAGACAATGACAGAGATCAGATACAAAAAGAGATCGATCAGTTGAAATTGGAAATCGATTCGATTTCTGAAAAAACAGAGTTTAATACAAGAAAACTTCTTGATGGAAGCAGTGCTGTTTTAACAAGTTTTCCTGATGCATTTGCTCCTGAAACAAATATGACGAACTTCCCGAAAGTTCTGGATGCGAATTTAGAGACATCGGATTACCGATTGCAAATCGATGGAGTTCAAGGTGATATATATACGACTAATGTGACTCAGACTGCTGCAGGAATAAGCAACGAAAGTCAAATCTTTATGTCCTCTGATGCGATTGGGGAAAACAGAAAATTTGGCGAATACACGGTTTTGGTTCGTGAATTTCAGGGAGACAACGCCCGTATTGAGATCCTCGATCCGGATGGACTAAGCATTGCGAATGAGGTGATAGAGGTCGGCGCCGGTGCTGAATTTGACAATGAGAGTGTTGATTCGAGCGATTCGGGAACATGGCCAACAGTCGGCGGTATTCAATTTGATTCCAGCAGAATTACCGGTAATGGAACGATTAAAGTTGAGCTGGAATTTGAAGCAGCATTTACACTTCAACAGCGTGAACAGGATGATGGAGTATCAGAATTTCGAACAGTACGAGCGACGGAAACACTGACATCAAAAAATGGCGTTATCAGACACGGCGGTGTTGAATATCAGTTCGATTCATCTGTTTTAGTCACTGATACAGACGATGAAGATGGTGAAGAGTTTCGTATTACAAATAACGCTCTGGCTTTTCAAATTGGTCCAAATACAAACCAGGATGTCATGATCGACATTCCGAGAATGGATGTTGTGACTCTGGGGATTCCCGATATCTCCGTTTTGGATAATGCAGCTGCAAACAATGCGATTTTCGAATTAGATAAAGCTATTGATCTGCTTAACGACGCCCGCTCCAAACTGGGTGCCGTACAAAACCGTATGGAGCACACCATCAACAACCTCCAGGTGACTCACGAGAACCTGACGAGTGCGGAGTCCCGGATCCGTGATGCGGATATGGCGGAAGAGATGACGGAGTTTACGAAGAACAATATCCTCAACCAGTCCGCGACGGCGATGCTCGCGCAGGCGAATCAGCTTCCGCAGGGAGTTCTTCAGTTACTGCAATAA
- the fliS gene encoding flagellar export chaperone FliS: protein MITNEALHKKSPQELTSLLYEALLDNLEEGKAAIQSRDFMIANEKLQKANDILHRLGGGLNYEAGIVSDQLDALYNYASDLVVEANYTKDETKVDQALNALTPIVEAWQTALKTNQDKQPKMMKQKANAYEQSAIYE from the coding sequence ATGATTACAAACGAAGCACTACATAAAAAATCCCCACAGGAACTCACATCGCTCCTCTATGAAGCGTTGCTCGATAACCTGGAAGAGGGAAAGGCAGCTATTCAATCCAGAGATTTTATGATTGCCAATGAGAAGCTTCAGAAAGCCAACGACATTCTCCACCGACTCGGAGGCGGGCTCAATTACGAAGCCGGCATCGTCTCCGATCAGCTAGATGCCCTATACAATTACGCATCAGATCTGGTCGTCGAAGCGAACTACACAAAAGACGAAACAAAGGTGGATCAGGCCTTAAACGCCCTGACCCCGATCGTTGAAGCCTGGCAGACCGCACTGAAGACGAATCAGGACAAACAGCCGAAGATGATGAAGCAAAAAGCCAATGCCTATGAGCAATCGGCAATCTACGAATAA